A part of Anser cygnoides isolate HZ-2024a breed goose chromosome 17, Taihu_goose_T2T_genome, whole genome shotgun sequence genomic DNA contains:
- the LOC106031295 gene encoding solute carrier family 2, facilitated glucose transporter member 11-like isoform X1: protein MTTFACKLKMSYNLFLLAFVLGIGGTFQYGLQVSIINSPAEYIKSFIREAWLKRYGFSPSEEIITLMWSFVVSIYSIGGLLGSLSAGYLSVRYGRKKVMLLTNIPVLLSAALMGLSRLSGSFEMIFIGRLLAGVCGGLGLNIHIMYAGECAPQKLRGVIAITASTAIAIGKFIGFALGLREVLGVDALWPILMAANALPALVQLFTLPFFPDSPRYLLIDKKDKEGCIKAVKQLWGDGDHVAEIDDMTAEQEAIRGEKAKHVCDLFRDKAVRWQLITLFLVSACTQLIGVNVVYFYAYNVFLQVGISPAQTRYVSLGVGVTEILTTVLCGYLVERAGRKTLLWKSYTVMAVALGLLTVTLTLQDSFSWVPYCSVVLIFIYIMSFGIGPAGVLCLLPTEIFIQSYRPAAYVFNGASNWIQLFFLGLVFPFIVEGLGSFCFIIFLAYCLSMAIFVFLVVPETKGKTMLQIMEEFNRLNHRGKKGQPALPQNNCSLMIVTRL from the exons ATGACTACCTTTGCATGCAAGTTG AAAATGAGCTACAACCTCTTCCTCCTGGCTTTTGTCCTGGGCATTGGTGGAACTTTCCAGTATGGGTTGCAGGTCTCCATTATCAATTCTCCTGCCGAG tacatcaAAAGTTTCATCCGGGAGGCCTGGCTGAAGAGATATGGATTTTCTCCCAGTGAAGAGATAATTACTTTGATGTGGTCCTTCGTTGTGTCCATTTACAGCATCGGTGGGCTCCTGGGCTCCTTGTCTGCCGGATATTTGTCTGTTAGATATGGAAG GAAGAAGGTCATGCTGCTCACCAACATCCCCGTTCTGTTGAGCGCAGCTCTGATGGGACTCAGCCGGCTGTCTGGATCCTTTGAGATGATCTTCATTGGGAGATTATTAGCTGGAGTTTGTGGAG GTTTGGGTCTGAATATCCACATCATGTATGCTGGGGAATGTGCCCCGCAGAAGCTGCGTGGGGTGATTGCCATAACAGCTTCCACTGCCATCGCCATCGGAAAGTTTATAGGATTTGCTCTGGGTCTCAG agAAGTCCTCGGGGTGGATGCTCTCTGGCCAATTCTCATGGCAGCAAACGCGCTTCCTGCCCTCGTGCAGCTTTTCACCCTGCCCTTCTTCCCAGACTCACCCCGCTACCTGCTCATCGACAAAAAGGACAAGGAGGGGTGCATCAAAG CTGTGAAGCAGCTCTGGGGAGACGGCGACCACGTGGCCGAAATAGATGACATGACTGCAGAGCAAGAAGCCATCCGTGGGGAGAAGGCTAAGCACGTCTGTGATCTTTTTCGTGACAAAGCTGTCCGCTGGCAGCTCATCACTCTCTTCCTCGTCTCCGCATGCACGCAGTTAATTGGAGTCAATGTG GTTTACTTTTATGCATACAATGTCTTCCTACAAGTCGGAATCTCCCCTGCTCAAACCCGCTACGTCTCCCTGGGAGTTGGGGTCACCGAGATCCTCACCACGGTTCTGTGT GGCTACCTCGTAGAGCGGGCGGGGAGGAAGACACTGCTGTGGAAAAGCTACACAGTGATGGCAGTGGCTTTAGGGCTTCTCACAGTCACGCTCACACTACAG GATTCTTTCTCCTGGGTACCATATTGCTCTGTTGTACTCATCTTTATCTACATCATGAGCTTTGGCATTGGGCCAG CTGGAGTATTATGCCTCCTGcccacagaaatatttattcagtCATACAGACCAGCTGCTTATGTTTTTAATGGTGCTTCAAACTGGATCCAACTCTTCTTCCTTGGCCTTGTGTTCCCTTTCATTGTG GAAGGCCTTGGTAGTTTCTGTTTTATCATTTTCCTGGCATACTGTCTGTCCATGGCTATCTTTGTTTTCCTGGTGGTGCCAGAGACCAAAGGAAAGACGATGCTGCAGATCATGGAGGAGTTCAACCGCCTGAACCACCGTGGGAAGAAGGGACAGCCGGCCCTACCGCAGAATAACTGCTCCCTGATGATTGTTACTAGACTTTAA
- the LOC106031295 gene encoding solute carrier family 2, facilitated glucose transporter member 11-like isoform X3, giving the protein MTTFACKLKMSYNLFLLAFVLGIGGTFQYGLQVSIINSPAEYIKSFIREAWLKRYGFSPSEEIITLMWSFVVSIYSIGGLLGSLSAGYLSVRYGRKKVMLLTNIPVLLSAALMGLSRLSGSFEMIFIGRLLAGVCGGLGLNIHIMYAGECAPQKLRGVIAITASTAIAIGKFIGFALGLREVLGVDALWPILMAANALPALVQLFTLPFFPDSPRYLLIDKKDKEGCIKAVKQLWGDGDHVAEIDDMTAEQEAIRGEKAKHVCDLFRDKAVRWQLITLFLVSACTQLIGVNVVYFYAYNVFLQVGISPAQTRYVSLGVGVTEILTTVLCDSFSWVPYCSVVLIFIYIMSFGIGPAGVLCLLPTEIFIQSYRPAAYVFNGASNWIQLFFLGLVFPFIVEGLGSFCFIIFLAYCLSMAIFVFLVVPETKGKTMLQIMEEFNRLNHRGKKGQPALPQNNCSLMIVTRL; this is encoded by the exons ATGACTACCTTTGCATGCAAGTTG AAAATGAGCTACAACCTCTTCCTCCTGGCTTTTGTCCTGGGCATTGGTGGAACTTTCCAGTATGGGTTGCAGGTCTCCATTATCAATTCTCCTGCCGAG tacatcaAAAGTTTCATCCGGGAGGCCTGGCTGAAGAGATATGGATTTTCTCCCAGTGAAGAGATAATTACTTTGATGTGGTCCTTCGTTGTGTCCATTTACAGCATCGGTGGGCTCCTGGGCTCCTTGTCTGCCGGATATTTGTCTGTTAGATATGGAAG GAAGAAGGTCATGCTGCTCACCAACATCCCCGTTCTGTTGAGCGCAGCTCTGATGGGACTCAGCCGGCTGTCTGGATCCTTTGAGATGATCTTCATTGGGAGATTATTAGCTGGAGTTTGTGGAG GTTTGGGTCTGAATATCCACATCATGTATGCTGGGGAATGTGCCCCGCAGAAGCTGCGTGGGGTGATTGCCATAACAGCTTCCACTGCCATCGCCATCGGAAAGTTTATAGGATTTGCTCTGGGTCTCAG agAAGTCCTCGGGGTGGATGCTCTCTGGCCAATTCTCATGGCAGCAAACGCGCTTCCTGCCCTCGTGCAGCTTTTCACCCTGCCCTTCTTCCCAGACTCACCCCGCTACCTGCTCATCGACAAAAAGGACAAGGAGGGGTGCATCAAAG CTGTGAAGCAGCTCTGGGGAGACGGCGACCACGTGGCCGAAATAGATGACATGACTGCAGAGCAAGAAGCCATCCGTGGGGAGAAGGCTAAGCACGTCTGTGATCTTTTTCGTGACAAAGCTGTCCGCTGGCAGCTCATCACTCTCTTCCTCGTCTCCGCATGCACGCAGTTAATTGGAGTCAATGTG GTTTACTTTTATGCATACAATGTCTTCCTACAAGTCGGAATCTCCCCTGCTCAAACCCGCTACGTCTCCCTGGGAGTTGGGGTCACCGAGATCCTCACCACGGTTCTGTGT GATTCTTTCTCCTGGGTACCATATTGCTCTGTTGTACTCATCTTTATCTACATCATGAGCTTTGGCATTGGGCCAG CTGGAGTATTATGCCTCCTGcccacagaaatatttattcagtCATACAGACCAGCTGCTTATGTTTTTAATGGTGCTTCAAACTGGATCCAACTCTTCTTCCTTGGCCTTGTGTTCCCTTTCATTGTG GAAGGCCTTGGTAGTTTCTGTTTTATCATTTTCCTGGCATACTGTCTGTCCATGGCTATCTTTGTTTTCCTGGTGGTGCCAGAGACCAAAGGAAAGACGATGCTGCAGATCATGGAGGAGTTCAACCGCCTGAACCACCGTGGGAAGAAGGGACAGCCGGCCCTACCGCAGAATAACTGCTCCCTGATGATTGTTACTAGACTTTAA
- the LOC106031295 gene encoding solute carrier family 2, facilitated glucose transporter member 11-like isoform X2 produces the protein MQKMSYNLFLLAFVLGIGGTFQYGLQVSIINSPAEYIKSFIREAWLKRYGFSPSEEIITLMWSFVVSIYSIGGLLGSLSAGYLSVRYGRKKVMLLTNIPVLLSAALMGLSRLSGSFEMIFIGRLLAGVCGGLGLNIHIMYAGECAPQKLRGVIAITASTAIAIGKFIGFALGLREVLGVDALWPILMAANALPALVQLFTLPFFPDSPRYLLIDKKDKEGCIKAVKQLWGDGDHVAEIDDMTAEQEAIRGEKAKHVCDLFRDKAVRWQLITLFLVSACTQLIGVNVVYFYAYNVFLQVGISPAQTRYVSLGVGVTEILTTVLCGYLVERAGRKTLLWKSYTVMAVALGLLTVTLTLQDSFSWVPYCSVVLIFIYIMSFGIGPAGVLCLLPTEIFIQSYRPAAYVFNGASNWIQLFFLGLVFPFIVEGLGSFCFIIFLAYCLSMAIFVFLVVPETKGKTMLQIMEEFNRLNHRGKKGQPALPQNNCSLMIVTRL, from the exons ATGCAA AAAATGAGCTACAACCTCTTCCTCCTGGCTTTTGTCCTGGGCATTGGTGGAACTTTCCAGTATGGGTTGCAGGTCTCCATTATCAATTCTCCTGCCGAG tacatcaAAAGTTTCATCCGGGAGGCCTGGCTGAAGAGATATGGATTTTCTCCCAGTGAAGAGATAATTACTTTGATGTGGTCCTTCGTTGTGTCCATTTACAGCATCGGTGGGCTCCTGGGCTCCTTGTCTGCCGGATATTTGTCTGTTAGATATGGAAG GAAGAAGGTCATGCTGCTCACCAACATCCCCGTTCTGTTGAGCGCAGCTCTGATGGGACTCAGCCGGCTGTCTGGATCCTTTGAGATGATCTTCATTGGGAGATTATTAGCTGGAGTTTGTGGAG GTTTGGGTCTGAATATCCACATCATGTATGCTGGGGAATGTGCCCCGCAGAAGCTGCGTGGGGTGATTGCCATAACAGCTTCCACTGCCATCGCCATCGGAAAGTTTATAGGATTTGCTCTGGGTCTCAG agAAGTCCTCGGGGTGGATGCTCTCTGGCCAATTCTCATGGCAGCAAACGCGCTTCCTGCCCTCGTGCAGCTTTTCACCCTGCCCTTCTTCCCAGACTCACCCCGCTACCTGCTCATCGACAAAAAGGACAAGGAGGGGTGCATCAAAG CTGTGAAGCAGCTCTGGGGAGACGGCGACCACGTGGCCGAAATAGATGACATGACTGCAGAGCAAGAAGCCATCCGTGGGGAGAAGGCTAAGCACGTCTGTGATCTTTTTCGTGACAAAGCTGTCCGCTGGCAGCTCATCACTCTCTTCCTCGTCTCCGCATGCACGCAGTTAATTGGAGTCAATGTG GTTTACTTTTATGCATACAATGTCTTCCTACAAGTCGGAATCTCCCCTGCTCAAACCCGCTACGTCTCCCTGGGAGTTGGGGTCACCGAGATCCTCACCACGGTTCTGTGT GGCTACCTCGTAGAGCGGGCGGGGAGGAAGACACTGCTGTGGAAAAGCTACACAGTGATGGCAGTGGCTTTAGGGCTTCTCACAGTCACGCTCACACTACAG GATTCTTTCTCCTGGGTACCATATTGCTCTGTTGTACTCATCTTTATCTACATCATGAGCTTTGGCATTGGGCCAG CTGGAGTATTATGCCTCCTGcccacagaaatatttattcagtCATACAGACCAGCTGCTTATGTTTTTAATGGTGCTTCAAACTGGATCCAACTCTTCTTCCTTGGCCTTGTGTTCCCTTTCATTGTG GAAGGCCTTGGTAGTTTCTGTTTTATCATTTTCCTGGCATACTGTCTGTCCATGGCTATCTTTGTTTTCCTGGTGGTGCCAGAGACCAAAGGAAAGACGATGCTGCAGATCATGGAGGAGTTCAACCGCCTGAACCACCGTGGGAAGAAGGGACAGCCGGCCCTACCGCAGAATAACTGCTCCCTGATGATTGTTACTAGACTTTAA
- the LOC106031439 gene encoding solute carrier family 2, facilitated glucose transporter member 11-like isoform X1, which produces MAGFLSDLVQYRKLLLMILVLGIGGTHLSGFQMSVINYTSPYIQKFINETWLERYGSALHQETLTLLWSFIVSMYCVGGMIGCLCSGYLTAKYGKKKCLLFNDVVLIVATLNTGFSRRAKSFEMILIGRFLEGIGAGIHMNAHVQYAGEISPKKLRGFVNVTSSVFLALGKAVARILGLRDLLGTEDMWNVLLSFSGLVALIQLLFLPFFPESPPYLLLQKGDKDGCLKAMKQLWGEENYHTEFDDMMKEKAVTKGTKIMNVLEVLREPSVYPQLCTMLLLLLSLQLCGLSAITFYTSEIFQTANLQESIIPYVALGVATSELISIIFCSSIIDRFGRRILLWGGYLLMALILVLLETSLLLSDRFLWMRYCSVILIFLFIIAYGIGPAGAVASVMNEIFTLSTRSSAFVIGGIVIWLGLTFTGMLFPFAVMVLGPFCFLIFIAVLVTAAVLIYLFLPETKGRSISEITEEFKTRQFKKKNRWMVEKNATEERTFCTKL; this is translated from the exons ATGGCTGGTTTCCTCTCAGACCTG GTTCAATACCGGAAGCTATTGCTAATGATTTTGGTGCTAGGAATTGGTGGAACCCACCTGTCTGGTTTTCAAATGTCTGTGATCAATTATACTTCTCCA TACATTCAGAAGTTTATCAACGAAACCTGGCTGGAGCGATATGGTTCAGCGCTGCATCAGGAGACGCTCACACTACTATGGTCCTTCATCGTGTCTATGTACTGTGTGGGGGGAATGATAGGATGTCTGTGTAGTGGGTACCTGACTGCAAAGTATGGAAA GAAGAAATGTCTGCTGTTCAATGATGTGGTCCTAATAGTAGCCACACTGAACACTGGCTTCAGCAGGAGAGCCAAATCCTTTGAGATGATCCTGATCGGGCGCTTCCTCGAGGGCATCGGTGCTG GAATACATATGAATGCCCACGTTCAGTATGCAGGAGAGATCTCACCTAAGAAGTTGCGTGGATTTGTAAATGTGACCTCCTCTGTGTTTCTTGCACTAGGAAAAGCTGTAGCAAGAATTCTTGGATTACG AGATCTTTTAGGAACTGAAGACATGTGGAATGTGCTGTTGTCCTTCTCTGGGTTGGTGGCATTGATTCAACTGCTCTTTTTGCCATTCTTTCCTGAGTCACCTCCCTATCTCTTGCTTCAAAAAGGAGACAAGGACGGTTGCTTGAAAG CCATGAAGCAACTCTGGGGAGAAGAGAATTATCACACAGAATTTGATGACATGATGAAGGAAAAGGCTGTAACAAAAGGCACCAAAATAATGAATGTCCTAGAGGTGCTGAGAGAGCCATCCGTGTATCCGCAGCTGTGTACCATGCTCCTGCTTTTACTGAGTCTGCAGCTCTGTGGCCTCAGTGCA ATCACCTTCTACACCTCGGAAATTTTTCAGACAGCAAACCTCCAGGAAAGCATAATCCCATATGTAGCTCTAGGAGTTGCGACCTCTGAGCTCATCTCCATCATCTTCTGT AGCTCCATTATCGATCGTTTTGGACGCCGGATTCTGCTGTGGGGTGGTTATTTGTTGATGGCACTGATACTGGTGTTGCTTGAAACAAGCCTTCTACTGAGC GATCGGTTCCTCTGGATGCGTTACTGCAGTGTTATTCTTATCTTTTTATTCATCATCGCCTATGGAATAGGACCGG ctggagCCGTTGCATCTGTCATGAATGAAATCTTCACCCTCTCAACAAGatcttctgcttttgtaattGGTGGAATCGTCATTTGGCTAGGCCTCACTTTCACTGGAATGCTTTTCCCCTTTGCTGTT ATGGTTCTTGGTCCTTTTTGCTTCCTCATCTTTATTGCTGTCCTGGTCACTGCAGCAGTTCTCATCTATCTGTTCCTCCCAGAAACAAAAGGGAGGTCAATCTCCGAAATCACAGAAGAATTCAAAACACGccaatttaagaagaaaaatcgTTGGATGGTGGAGAAGAATGCTACTGAAGAAAGGACATTCTGCACCAAGCTCTGA
- the LOC106031439 gene encoding solute carrier family 2, facilitated glucose transporter member 11-like isoform X2: MAGFLSDLVQYRKLLLMILVLGIGGTHLSGFQMSVINYTSPYIQKFINETWLERYGSALHQETLTLLWSFIVSMYCVGGMIGCLCSGYLTAKYGKKKCLLFNDVVLIVATLNTGFSRRAKSFEMILIGRFLEGIGAGIHMNAHVQYAGEISPKKLRGFVNVTSSVFLALGKAVARILGLRDLLGTEDMWNVLLSFSGLVALIQLLFLPFFPESPPYLLLQKGDKDGCLKAMKQLWGEENYHTEFDDMMKEKAVTKGTKIMNVLEVLREPSVYPQLCTMLLLLLSLQLCGLSAITFYTSEIFQTANLQESIIPYVALGVATSELISIIFCSSIIDRFGRRILLWGGYLLMALILVLLETSLLLSDRFLWMRYCSVILIFLFIIAYGIGPDGSWSFLLPHLYCCPGHCSSSHLSVPPRNKREVNLRNHRRIQNTPI, translated from the exons ATGGCTGGTTTCCTCTCAGACCTG GTTCAATACCGGAAGCTATTGCTAATGATTTTGGTGCTAGGAATTGGTGGAACCCACCTGTCTGGTTTTCAAATGTCTGTGATCAATTATACTTCTCCA TACATTCAGAAGTTTATCAACGAAACCTGGCTGGAGCGATATGGTTCAGCGCTGCATCAGGAGACGCTCACACTACTATGGTCCTTCATCGTGTCTATGTACTGTGTGGGGGGAATGATAGGATGTCTGTGTAGTGGGTACCTGACTGCAAAGTATGGAAA GAAGAAATGTCTGCTGTTCAATGATGTGGTCCTAATAGTAGCCACACTGAACACTGGCTTCAGCAGGAGAGCCAAATCCTTTGAGATGATCCTGATCGGGCGCTTCCTCGAGGGCATCGGTGCTG GAATACATATGAATGCCCACGTTCAGTATGCAGGAGAGATCTCACCTAAGAAGTTGCGTGGATTTGTAAATGTGACCTCCTCTGTGTTTCTTGCACTAGGAAAAGCTGTAGCAAGAATTCTTGGATTACG AGATCTTTTAGGAACTGAAGACATGTGGAATGTGCTGTTGTCCTTCTCTGGGTTGGTGGCATTGATTCAACTGCTCTTTTTGCCATTCTTTCCTGAGTCACCTCCCTATCTCTTGCTTCAAAAAGGAGACAAGGACGGTTGCTTGAAAG CCATGAAGCAACTCTGGGGAGAAGAGAATTATCACACAGAATTTGATGACATGATGAAGGAAAAGGCTGTAACAAAAGGCACCAAAATAATGAATGTCCTAGAGGTGCTGAGAGAGCCATCCGTGTATCCGCAGCTGTGTACCATGCTCCTGCTTTTACTGAGTCTGCAGCTCTGTGGCCTCAGTGCA ATCACCTTCTACACCTCGGAAATTTTTCAGACAGCAAACCTCCAGGAAAGCATAATCCCATATGTAGCTCTAGGAGTTGCGACCTCTGAGCTCATCTCCATCATCTTCTGT AGCTCCATTATCGATCGTTTTGGACGCCGGATTCTGCTGTGGGGTGGTTATTTGTTGATGGCACTGATACTGGTGTTGCTTGAAACAAGCCTTCTACTGAGC GATCGGTTCCTCTGGATGCGTTACTGCAGTGTTATTCTTATCTTTTTATTCATCATCGCCTATGGAATAGGACCGG ATGGTTCTTGGTCCTTTTTGCTTCCTCATCTTTATTGCTGTCCTGGTCACTGCAGCAGTTCTCATCTATCTGTTCCTCCCAGAAACAAAAGGGAGGTCAATCTCCGAAATCACAGAAGAATTCAAAACACGccaatttaa